TCACGGATGCAGAGCTCTTGTGGGACCCCCACTGGTAACCATGTGCCATCACAGGTCTCTTCAAGTAATTTGGGGAGCAAGTTCCCTCCATCCTCCTATATAACCTTTTGCTTGGGTGAGAAGTGGGATGCTCAGGCCATCGAAAGGAATGCAGCTGTGATCCAGCTACTGCacggggagggagagaggataAATACCACAGGGTCACAGAAGGATGATCTGAAATTGCCTTAAAGAAGTCCTGATCAGCCGTGTTCCCCTGGGAAGGGGAATAGTGCTCAGTGGTCAGCACAGGGCAGGCCTCTTGCCAGTactttctctctgctgtgtcAAACAGAGCACACATCTGTAGCAGAGAACCTAATTCAGCCTGTAACCCTGAAGTTGAGAACTGTATTACAGGGCGCGTTGAGGCCACTGAAGTTGTATTAGCAAAGTTTCCTAAATACTCAGAAGGTAATTACTCTGTGCCAAAGGTGGCTCAATCAAACTCTGATCTATTACTCTAGTCAGCATCCCTTGCAATTATAAAGGGTGTAAATCTATTTTCACAAAAACAGTATACTACATAAGATTGGGAAACATTCTTTCCATAGTTTGCAGTGTTTCTCTGTCCACTACCTTTCAGAGTTTGTAGGGATTTAATGCAAATCACAACTCTTAAACCTCTGAGGAAAAGTATATCTACAGGCTATGCTCACAAAGCTCCTTGACAGATAAGCCCCATTCTGGATTtgattttcttcagagaaaacacaCTGGGAGTTTGCAGAACTACTAGTATTTTTGAGTAAAAGGTAACCCAATTAAAACACAAGAGTTGTGCAGCAAAGGGAATGTGAAGAGTGCGTAAGTTATGAAGACTGGTGGTGGGAACCTTCTGCATTGTTGTGCTGGAGTGCAAAGCTGCATTATAAGCATGAGCTCTCATTGGAATTTCAGTCCAATAATGAAGTAAAATGGCAAGAGGTCACACACGCTTGACTTTGAGAAGTCATTAAGCTGAACATCTTACACGAGACAGCTGAAGCTGGGACAAGCAACTTTTCACATCTCTGCAGGGGCTTGCAGTCTAGCAGTGTCTCTCAGGCAGAACAAAAGTCACATGTTGGTACATACCTTTAGAAAAAGTAGAAAGCTGAGATCCTCTGCAGGATGCCTGCTGACGGTATAGAAacacagcaggaaaggaaaacgTGAAGAATTAAGATATTAGCAGtacaaaaattagaaaatgcagaggaaaagcactaccaaggaaggaaaaaagagttgACCCTAACATCTGAATTGTTCGGTGCAGCACCTTCATTCTCCAATGTGCTACAAAAACATCCCAAACCACGCCATGAGGTAGCACAGATTTGATGTCCATGCCTGCGCGCGGCATACTGAGGTTTCAAGGGACAAAACTCCACCTAGTGAGGAGACAGACTGTACTGCATTCAGCATTCAAGTTAAGAGACTCCAGTGACAAAATAATCTCTGAAAGGTAACAAATCCTATAGCATTATGCTGCCCTGGTGTGGATAAGGCCTCACATATCCGCCCAAAGTCCCACTAGACTAGAGTACAGCCTCCCCTCAATTTGAATCAGGTACAATGttgagaaacattttcttcatcttatTAATCCACAGGCTGACTTTGTAAGAATGTAACTGAAGTGACATCACTTGGCTTTCATCACCTCACTGCCTCTTACATCTCCCTCACAAACGACTGACCTGAAGCTCTTTGACTTCACCGGAAACTTATTAGTGGACTTGAACTTTGAACCAACATCCCCCTTCTGATGAtgatttaataaaaacagaaatacaccACTAGTGTTGTATGTCCAAAAGTTTTAATACACGGTCCCCACTGTTCAGAAAAGTTATTGCATTAAATTCTAATACATAAATtcatctgaattaaaaataaaatcttcattttacaCATCACAATTTTCTCACAGCAGCTAAAGGAAACCAGATTTTATATGCaattgtctaaaaaaaaaaaaaaaacaaaccccaactaGTTCTCCCCCAAATCAACAAAACTGTTACTGTATTACTCAGTAGTTACTGCAAATCTCAACTTGAACAACACTGTCCCCACAAGTGTACAGCTCAGGAAAAGTGCCATTCCAAATTACCATCTGCAAATCTGAAATTTATTAAACCATGACTCAGCATATGTCCACTTTTTCTGTTAATTGAATTGACATACAAAGCGCATTTAATTTAATTGCACACCATTTTCCTTAagtcactgtttttcttttattatgaCTTGAATAGATTCACAAGTTACAAAATATCGATGCTACCTACAGCAGCTTATACAAATCCACACGTGTGTTTGAATTGTGACAGGCACATGAACATGATATTTGATCACCCAAAGAAAGACCAGACTCCCTGATTCATTAAAACCAACATCCACATAAGCCCACTGCTCCATGAATGACGGCAGAGACAAAATCAGCAGGCCCTGCGTGCTGTAAATAGATTGACAAAGGGAGCGGTGACAGAGGCATAACAGAGCACATGGCAGAATTACATTCTACATTTCACCCTCTGACGAGGATAAGATGTGCTACACCAGCTTGCAACAGAGGCATGAACAGTGCTCTCCTCCTATTCAATCTTATGCCAGAGCTGGGAATCAGTAAACTACAATTCAGCTTCTTACACAAAATCCTCAAGCATCACAATAATCAGAGTCTTGAGCTGCAGTTCCACAGCTTACCCTTctcttgcacagaaaaaaaaaaacccaaaccaaacataAGGCTCATCTGTACTTATTCTGTGCTCACaagatgttttcttctgctgtaaagaaaacaataaaatacacctatctccagagaaaaaaagccctcccttctccctctcctccaaaACACCCGTCATCATGGAGAGCTCTCACTTATAATccacttgaaaatatttctcaaattaAGCAAGGCCAGGTTGCTACCTTTGCCCGCTTTGGACAGATGACAGAGAATATATTATTTCGATATACTTCACTAGGTTCTGGCATCAAAGATGGTTCACTAGTGAAATAACACCTGTGCAGCTCTCTCTTGAAGATAACATGCTCACACAAGTTCTCTCACTGTTCCTGTACCTTCAAATAAAACTGGTTTTCAATCAGTTTTAGCTAAAAGCACCAAGTTACCCTTTCAAAccattttgtacatttttttcctgtgatttgcTAGGAAAAGACTCAAACTGGAGAGCAAGTGAGCAGAGACAGCAGGATGCTTTGCAAAATCTGACAGTTCAAAAGGCATccaaagagcaagagagagaaaaccagCCACTGAAGTGAAAACTGCACTGAATTATCACGGTGAAGATAGGGAGAAATGAAGAAGCTCCAGTATAAGCAGTTATGCAGAATGTTTTACTACTGatatcttttgtttcttcaggcAGTCACAGGGCATTCACTACCATGATACAAACTGcaaaagctttcatttcaaagtgcAAGAGGAATAGGATGCTCAATTATTGCAGTTAGGAACACTTACTGAGGGTCTAATACAACGTTACTCAGCTGTAACAGGATTTTCTCACAATTAAGAAAGTCTGCACTAAAGTGGAAGTTTACACAGCTTAGAAGATGATCCTGACAGCTTTCTAAAGCCAGCCTTTACACAAGACttggcttattttattttcagagacacATACTGAATGAGATAGCCATCACCTTCAATCCAAACAAGCAAGTATTTGCATAAACTTCTCCCATCTACATTAGAGTTCCCAACCAAATACAGTCCTtgtgttttctgcaaaaaagaTAGTTCTTCTTGGTTATTGCTGTATTACAGGAAACAATACTGATATTTGCAGGAGAAATAGAGTGTGTATTTTGAAGACCGCATCATTTACAAAAATCCTCACACCCAGTCTCTTCATCGTGTGCTGCTTCTGTACAGCAAAGCTAGCATTCTATTTCTTCCAAATGAAACAGCACCTTCAGACCCTCTCCTTGCCCTGCACATCTCAAGAGCATTTATGTCTCTTCACTATGGTTTATATCACTAGGTAATAGCCCATAATGCATTTATGACAGCACCTCAAGCAAGAGTGCATACTTCATTTGGGGTCAAGTCCATTTGATGAAGTCCATgagaaaacaaggaagaggaacacaaaggggaagggaagaaagttATTCTCGCTTCTTCTCTGAAGGGAACAGATGTTTCTGACAGCAGAAAGCTTGCTTTCAGAGAGCTGTTAATTTCAGCTGACAGGCCAGCTTATTAAATAGAAGCCCCTTCACCCAAACACAAACACCTATACAAAaaccatttttaatttatatctGCCTCTGAAATGAATGAAGAGAATTTGAGTGTTGGAGAAACTGAAGAGTCTGCACCGCTACCAAACAAATCAGACTGTGCAAATCCATGTTGTTTATCTGCAGTGCTGAGTCACATCTGGATGGTGGATGTGCCTCACTGAATACCACACCCTAGGAGCATTTCAGCACTTCCCCTCCTGCCAGAACACTGCCTTAAAAAAGAATTCCTACAGTGACGTGATGAGAAGTGATCTTTTCCTGCCATATGGTGTACGTATATTTAAGACTTTCACAAGCATCTGGCCAAAAATTGTATATTATCATATTTCCCAAGCCACAAACACTACACAAGCCATTCTTACAGGATATACTGTCCAAGGACACGTGACCTCGACCTAATTCTCGCTTCCCTACCTGCCATCCACCAAGAAAAGCATTGCATCCTTGCAGACTTTGATTGTTAAGTCTTCAGCTTCTGGAATGCAGCAGTTAGACTTCTGCATTTGCCAGGGACTCAAAAAAACCATTTAGTTCATATATTCAATGTACAACACTTTCAGTAAGTACTTTCACACTCTGTTCATAAGAACAGTTAGGTCACTTCACACCACAGAGGTGGTACTTTCTGGATTTACACGCATCAATCTTGAAGCATTTCTCAGATCCTGTAGCTGCTTGGCTGGCTTTCCAACTCCTTCCTCAAATCTTTTTTCCACAACAGGAAGGACAGTTTCATACAGGAAGGATGCATTCTGCCTAATGAATGCTTTCTTCTCAGGGTCCTGTTCACACCGTAAACTGTAATCAACATGCTGGACAGCCACCAGGATGATTTCCACGAGACTCTCCAAAAGAACCATATGCAGCTCTGGAAAGTAAAGCTTTAACGCTTCCTCCAAGAAGGCCATAGTCTGCTTAGTGAAAGCTACTACGGTATAGCTAAGGTTGACCCAGCAGTCATCACCCGTGTATTGGTCAAAATTGCCTACCCCACAGCTCCTCATCTCCTCCCTGAGTTTTCCCAGCGCCTCTGGAGTCATTAGGTTCATCCTTCTCCACATTTCTTCAGAGTTGCGGTGCTTGGTGGCCTCGATGATGATATCCTTGTAGCTCTGTAAAGCACCTTTGATATCCTTTACCAGGAGGGCATGAATGATGAAGGTGAGATCCAGTCCAATCTCGCTAAGCTGCTTGCAGTGCTCTTTAGCTACCTTGGGTATTAACGAAAAGCGAAAGGCATTACTAGTGTGCAGGCCCCCTTTACATCTTACACATTTACCACATCTATCATtctcagaaaacagagaagtgtTAGTCATACTTCACTTATTTCGCCTTAAGAAGAGTTAGAAATTAATAACTGAAAGATACACCCTGCCTGTCAAAAATACTCTGGACAATTACATTATAACCCCCACAgacacacctccccccccccccccattagcAGCTGAAAGAAACCATAACCTGAGAAAGTTAGTCTTGCAAAAAATTATGGAAATGTAGTCCGGGACAGgcttggaaaaaacccaaaaagtctTCAAAATACTCATCATTCAGATGTAGCTTATGTAAATTTTAGGACTCCTACTGGTTAAGGGCAAATTAAGAATAAACACGTTTTGCATTTCTGATACAGGCAGGGTGCTTCTTGCTGTGTATTTTCATCTTAATGCTTTCTGCtgttaaattgaaaaaaaccaaactaaccCCAAATGAATATTAACCTCTCAATGAAGGAAACCTCTCCCAAGACCCACTCAAGAGTCAAGAACTAACCTAGGGTTAGAAAAGAGGATTTACAAGTTTTGCAGCCTTTGTTTTGGCCATCACATCACACCACACCACCCTCTTTGGACCCTCTTACCTTGACGCACTCTGCCGCAGTCGACAAGCTCTCTTTACTATCAAATACTTGCTTACTGAAGGCATCTACAAACATCCTCATGGAAGAGCGGGCCCAGACAACGAAGGCCGAGTAGCAGCCGTTGTTACCAGCGAAGTCTGTCTCAAACTCTCTTGCCGTCTCTAGAAGGCTGGTGAAGAAGACATGGCAGAGCTTGTGGATGTAGAGCAGCGTGGCGCCCTCGATGCGCAGCTGTCGGATGGCTGTCTGCACCGCGGCCGCCCGGTTCTTCAGGAAGAGCTCGCATGCCTTGGTGGACTGGCCCAAGCGAATGAGCTGGGACACGGCTCGGCGGGTGGCCCGTGGCCCTCCTCGCAGCGAGCGGTCTGGAGACAGCTCAAACACCAGCACGTCCGTAAGCTGCCGGACCCGCTCATCCACCTTGGCCCGCAGCTCCTTCACAGGCTGGCTGACGGGTTTGTCCCCCAGGTACTCATTGAGTTTATCCAAGAGGTCCACCGCCCCCTCGAAGTCCCGCTGAGCAATGCAGACGTCCAAGTCCTCTGGCAGCTCCTGGATCCACTCAAGGGAGAGGTCGACCACCTCCT
This genomic interval from Pelecanus crispus isolate bPelCri1 chromosome 3, bPelCri1.pri, whole genome shotgun sequence contains the following:
- the EXOC8 gene encoding exocyst complex component 8: MALSLGEGGGSRLRRQLESGGFAAGEYVKQLSQQSDGDRDLQEHRQRIQALSEETAQSLKRNVYQNYRQFIETAREISYLESEMYQLSHILTEQKGIMEAVTQALLLQADRDDPALGARRAAAATDPFLPLSAKEAAASEEGRQRTLTTLLEKVEGCRDLLPESPGKYLVYNGDLVEYDADHMAQIQRVHAFLMNDCLLVATALPNRRGAYRYDALYPLDGLAVVNVKDNPPMKDMFKLLMFPESRIFQAENAKIKKEWLEVLEETKRNRALSEKRRLEQEALPRPAPTPPESTNPFEEDDEEEEEEPSAEEEVVDLSLEWIQELPEDLDVCIAQRDFEGAVDLLDKLNEYLGDKPVSQPVKELRAKVDERVRQLTDVLVFELSPDRSLRGGPRATRRAVSQLIRLGQSTKACELFLKNRAAAVQTAIRQLRIEGATLLYIHKLCHVFFTSLLETAREFETDFAGNNGCYSAFVVWARSSMRMFVDAFSKQVFDSKESLSTAAECVKVAKEHCKQLSEIGLDLTFIIHALLVKDIKGALQSYKDIIIEATKHRNSEEMWRRMNLMTPEALGKLREEMRSCGVGNFDQYTGDDCWVNLSYTVVAFTKQTMAFLEEALKLYFPELHMVLLESLVEIILVAVQHVDYSLRCEQDPEKKAFIRQNASFLYETVLPVVEKRFEEGVGKPAKQLQDLRNASRLMRVNPESTTSVV